The Pempheris klunzingeri isolate RE-2024b chromosome 15, fPemKlu1.hap1, whole genome shotgun sequence genome contains the following window.
TTTCCCTCCGTTCATGGTGGGAGTCCCTGAGCTCTTCCTGGAGCGGTGCTTGTCCTCTATCTCATGCAGTGACGGCTCCCTGTACATACAGACTGTAGTGGAAATGTAAAtacaggagggagaggagaggagaggagaggagaggagaggacaaagagaggaggagctCAGAAAGGCGACAATGGAGAGCAGATTGAAGAGATGGATGTGAAGACAGAGACAAGGTCAGGTGTGAGGCTGGAGGGATAATTATACCAGGCAGGAAGGGATAAGATGGGAATTAGGACGatgtcagcacttttttttttttttttatcacattgCCTGACAAGTTTTCATGATAATATCTATGAAACACTGCTCTCAGTAGAAACacaatattcaaaaataaaccTGTACCCACAATAGCTGAAGAAATGCTCAAAATGAAGGAGGGTAGCCTTTGTGAGCCTGACATGACAAAACAATAGACTTAGAAaaatagtttcacattttgggaaatacactaatttgctttttttgtgggttttgtAGAGGATCGATACCACGCTAAATATGAATCTAAAGATAGCAACTAGTTAGCTTAGTGACAAGTAATGTGGGAGGGCTACCTACCACCCACCAGCACCCACAAATCTCACTAAATAACCAGTTATGTCTGGTTAGTTTAAACAAGAGATTTAGACGTGCCGGTAGGTGCCAGGCTAGCCATTTCCCCTGTTTCCTATAGTTATGTTAATGCAAAGgtaaccagctgctggttgtagcttcatatttacaaaCACGAGTGGTATTAACTTTttatctaactctcagcaagaatgCAAATAAGGGTCTTTCCTAAACCGTTCCTTTAATCAGTCACCAGCTCCTATTATACCTGTATTTGTCATTCCAGTATTATTTATGTACATATCAAACAAGTACATTTAAAGGACTATACCAGAGGTTAATTTAGTCTGTTGCAAATGTGTATAATCTAAATTACTGCCAACCTTTTCCAAGCtatacaataaaatgtttatttttattatcctCAGAGCAACCACTGTTCCATTAATTCTAATAAAGGAGCTttcagaaacattaaaaatagcTACAAATAGGTAATCCATCATAGTAAATGCACAGTAACATTGCTCCTTGTTGCTAAAGGACATTGTATTATCTGAAATATGTCGCTGTCTTACAAACCgaaacattttaaacagtttgtcAGTGTCCTTGATTGTTTTCTGGGTTTGGGTTGATGGAAACAAAGCTGGACATTAGTCAAATCTGAAATAGTATGTGCTATAAAATCCATTGTCCATTGCATTGGACTAAACACCGTAGCtaaatgatttgttttcataccacattatgacattatggaTAGAAAATATGACATTTGTTGTTGAAGCTTTCGGAAGTAATAATCTGTACAGTACACCCAGTTTATAATAAATGAGAAGTACAGGCATAATCACAAAATGGAACaaaccaaacatttaaaaagacaatCTAAAAGATGTCCTAAAACATTTTTCCACAAGCTTTCTCATACCTTCGATGGGCCGGGGCACAAAGTGTGACGAGGGCTTAGTCTTCTTGACTCGGTTGCCTTTCATGACTTGTCCCTCCTTTGTGAGGCCGAGGAACCAGGCCCGGCCCGACTCCTGCTGCCGGTACACAGTGGACGAGTAGATCACATAGTAGTTCTCGAAAACGGACTCCTTGAACTTGCACTCCGGCGTGAACATCTCCTGCAAAACCAGAGAGATATAGTGAGGCCTATCGATACAGTATGTGCTTGTGGTCTTGCATATTAAGGAATGCATACAGCACATGTGAATCAATGCATGCGCGCACACAAAATCAATTTTTGTATCCTCATAAATATcaaagacacatgcagacataaCCAGCAACAAAACAGACGGGTGATTTTAATGAAGTCtcatgtaagaaaaaaaaaaaaaagctgtgtctGTTTCATCCTGCCAATATTGGCTCTCATTGCTAGCTTGTGTGTATTGCCAAGGTCAGTAAACATACTGTattcacacaaagacacacacacaaacacacacacacacacacaaacacacacaaacacacacacagacacacacacatatccttGAAATCCAAGTAATGAGAATGATAGCCTTATTAGAATAATGGTGAACAATGGAAGATTGTTATCTCTCTGCTTCATTATCACCACTGCAAGTCAAGGAGAAAGTCAAGGGGACAtacaggagatggagagggatgACTGGAATAATGGAGAGAACCAGATATCAGATACACTGTCTGGACTGAG
Protein-coding sequences here:
- the fgf12a gene encoding fibroblast growth factor 12a, giving the protein MQPDGTIDGSKDENSDNTLFNLIPVGLRVVAIQGVKSGFYIAMNGEGMLYSSEMFTPECKFKESVFENYYVIYSSTVYRQQESGRAWFLGLTKEGQVMKGNRVKKTKPSSHFVPRPIEVCMYREPSLHEIEDKHRSRKSSGTPTMNGGKAVNQDST